The genomic DNA CTGGAGCGAGGACTGGGTCCGCTCGTCCGGCAGGGCGTACGGCGGCATCGTCTCCTGGTTGTAGAGCTTCTGCAGGACGACGGGGCGGTCCGGGTCTCCGTCCAGGAAGCCGACCTCCATCTCCCAGCCCACGCGGGGGAGAATCATGCTGCCGCTGGTGTTCTGCTGCTGCACGCGCATCCAGCACGAGGCGGTGTCGTCCACCTTGCCCTCGCGGTCCCAATAGAAGTGGACCTTGATGCGCCCGAACTCGTCGACGTGGATCTCCTCGCCCGGCGGGCCCGTGACGACCGCGCTCTCCTTGCCCCACACGCGCGGGCGCGGGGTGCGCCGCGCGGGCCGGAAGTCGGTGCCCGCCGAGGGGATGGCCCGCACGCGGGTGCCGAAGCGGGTGGACTCCGCATCCTCCGCCTGGACCAGCGCGTAGTCGTGGGTGACCTGGAGGAGCAGGTACTCCTGGCAGAGGAAGGAGGGGAGGGCGTCGAGCAGGGAGAACAGGCGCCCGGGCTGCAGCCGGAAGCTGTTGCTGCGCGCCTCCAGGACCATCCGCTCCTGCACCAGCCCGCTCAGGCGGTTGCGCGCGCGGCGGACGCCATCCGAGGGGCTGGAGAAGGAGCCCGGGTATTCGTAACGCGGGAAGTCCGCCTCGCTGGAGCGCTCCTCGGCCTCCAGCGGCTCGCTGGGGCTGCGCCAGTTCCAGTCCCGCGCGGTGTACAGGCCGTGCACCAGGCGCGAGGTGAAGGTGAGCTCGGCCACGCGCTCGTCCTCCGCGTGGATGAGCGAGTCGCGCGTGAAGCCGAGCGCGGGCGTCCCCAGGATGGGCTCGTAGGTGGAAGGGTCGTCCGCGAGCTTCAGCACGTGCTCGGTGGGCAGGTGCTCGAACCAGAAGAAGATGCCCTCGTCCTCCAGCAGCCGGAGCACGAAGTCCAGGTCGCTCTCCTTCCACTGGGTGCAGTACTCCCGCTTCATGTAATCGCGGGACAGGAGCCACTCGGTGGACGCGGCGGGCAGGCCCGCCTTCTCCAGGACGGCCTGGATGATCTCCACCGCCGTCATGTCCTGGAAGATTTGACTGCGGCTGCGGTAGCGCAGGCCGTGCAGCCGGGGCCGCAGGCGCAGCCGGTAGACGAACCCATGGGTTGCGAGCCTCGCGCGGTACTCCGCCTCCTCCACGACGCCGTGGAAGCAGCGCGCCTCGAAGCTGCCCTCGGAGAAGGTGGGTGAGAGCCTCAGCGTCCCCGCGGTCCCGATGAGGGCCGTCAGGTCCAGATCGGGATCATCACAGGCGAACTCGAGCTCCACGTCGAAGAGCTCGGACAATCCCTCACGCGCCGTGGCCCGCAGGACGATGGCCTCCGCGGGAAGGTCCGCATGGTCGATGTGGGCACGTACCTCCATGCACTCTCCCCCTCTTCGATTGAGATGTCAGTTTCTGGACATCCCTGCCCCGTTGCAACTCCATGGAGCGTGTCAGCCCTCCGCCCTCTGGCCAACACCTTCATGGGTGTGACGAACGCGAACGGCGTCGAGTCTTCGCGCTGTTGGATGCGTGTGTGCTTGGGGGAGGCCCGCGGGGTGTCGTGGATGGGCGCGAATCCCCTACATTTCGCGCCATCCTTGGGCATCCCGTTCTTAAAAAAGCACACACGGCCAGGCCCCAGGCTGTCTAACTGTCAAGTTGTTGTACTACAGTGTCGTTCACTGGGGGTGCGCCTGAATGCGCTTGAGGTCGACGATTCTCCATGCCTCCCTCCCCTCGGAGCTCGGCGTGTCGCGCCTGGTGGTGGAGGAAGGCCTCTCCCAGCTATTCGTGGCGGACGTGGAGTGTGTCAGCGCAGACCCCGATTGGGAACTGACGCCACTGCTGGGGACGAGTGCTTCCGTGAGAGTGGAAGCGGATGATGGCTCCTCACGTCACTTCCACGGCGTCGTCGAGGATGCCGAGTTCGTGGGGACGCGAGGCGAGCTGTTTGTCTATCGCCTGCGCTTGATGCCCCGACTGAAGGGGCTCGCGCACCGGGTCCGCACCCGAATCTTCCAGGACAAGAACATCGAGGCCATCCTCCGGGAGGTGTTCTCCGGCGCGGGTGTCCCCGCCGGCGCCACGCGGTGGAGCGTGGCGGAGGGACCCGTTCGCGAGTACTGCACCCAGTGGAAGGAGAGTGAGCTGGGCTTCGTGCTCCGGTTGTTGGAGGACACGGGCATCTTCTTCTGGTTCGAGCACTCCGAGTCGGACCACGTCATGTGTCTGGCGGACTCGCCCGCGGCGCATGTGCCCATCGACGGCGCCGCCGGGCTCTCCTTCCGGGCCTGGGACGAGCGCGAGACCCTTCGCGACATCGTCACGCGCCTCACCTACACGGCCCGCGTGGTGCCGGACGCGGTGATGTTGCGCGACTGGAACTGGCAGACCCCGCTGACGCTGCCCGAGGCGAAGCTCTCCGCGTCTGAAGGGGGCGGCTTGGAGGTCTACGAGTTCCCCGCGGGGTTCGTCAGCGCCGCCGCGGGCAAGCAGCGGGCCGCGGATCGCCTGAGCGCGGTCCGGGTCCGCCAGCGGGTCCTCCGCGGGACGACGCCGTCGCTCCGGTTGTCGCCAGGGCGCCTGTTCCAGATCTTCGACGCGGAGCCCGCGCCGCTCAATGGCGAGTACCTGGTGCTGGAGCTGCGCCACGTCTACGAGGACCCGACGGCGGGGACGCTGGTGGATGGAGACGGGCGCTACCGCGCCGAGTTCACCGCCGTCCCGGGAGGCGTGGAGTTCCGCCCCTCCCGCGTGACGCCCCGGCCTCGCGTCATGGGCAAGGAGCTGGCGGTGGTGACGGGGCCGGCGGGCGAGGAGATCCACGTCGACGAGTTCGGTCGGGTGAAGGTGCACTTCTACTGGGACCGCGAGGGCAAGGTGGACGACACCGCCTCGTGCTGGATGCGGGTGCAGCAGCAGAACACCGCGGGCAGTCAGATCCTCCCTCGCGTGGGCTGGGAGGTGGAGGTGGGCTTCCTCCACGGCGACCCCGACAGGCCCCTGGTGCTCCAGAAGCTCTACAACGCGGACACCCTGCCGCCCTATGCCCTGCCGGACAACCTGATGCAGAGCGCGTTGCAGTCCTCGACGACGCCGGGGGGCGGGGGCACCAACGAGGTGCGCCTCAACGACGGAAATGGCGGCATGGAGTTCTTCGTCCACTCCCAGAAGGACCTCTCGCTCCAGGCGGGGCACAACCTCACCGAGCAGATCGCCGTGGACGAGGCCGTGCAGATCACCTCGGACAGCACCCACAGCATCGGCGTCACGGAGGACGTCTCCGTGGGGGGAGACCAGAGCGCCAGCATCACCGGGATGATGGTGGAGGACACCGCGGGGACCAAGAAGGTGGTGGTGGGCGCCGTGGATCAATGGGGGGTGGGCGCCATGCATGCCATCACCGTGAAGGGCGCGCGCACGGAGAACGTGGGGGGCTTGCGCAACGTGCTGGCGCAGAAGGTGACGGAGACCTTCAACGCGGACCTCACCACGAGCGTGGGGGGCGTGCTGAGCATCAACGCCGTCGGCGCCATCACCGAGGCCGTCGCGGGCAACAAGACCGAGACGGTGGCCGGCGCGAAGCTGGAGATCATCACGGAGTCGAAGGCGGAGAACATCGGCGCGGCCAAGGTGATGACGGCCGGGATGGTGAACATCAAGACGGGCAAGGACCTCACGCTGGCGTCGGGCGCGGCCATGGCCATCACCACGGGGGGGCCCATGGCCATCAAGTGCGACAAGGACTTCAACCTGTCGGGCTCCTCCGTCACCATCACCGTGGGCAAGGCCAGCGTGAAGTCCGGCTCGAAGCTGGAGGCCACGCCCGCGTCGCTGCAGCTCAAGGGCGACACGGTGGGAGGGGACGGCGCCCAGGTGAAGCTCAAGGGAACCATCGAGTACAAGTAGGTAGGGGGGGAGATGAGCAACGGTCGCGTCCTGCAATTCGCGCTGTCCATCGACGACGGTGACGAAACCCTCTTGCGTGTCGTGCGCTTCGAGCTCGAAGAGGCGCTCTCGGAGGGGAGCCGCGGCTGGGTGGAGACGGAGACGACCGAGGTGGTCGATGCCGCGGCCATGTCCGGCAAGCCCTTCCGGCTGCGCATCCTCCAGGGGGACGGGCGGCCCGACAGGTGCTTCCATGGGCTCGTCTTCGGGGTCAGCCTGGAGGCCTTCCAGCCCGAGCACTTCCGGCTGCGGTTCGAGGTGGGCTCGTCCCTCCACCTGTTGGAGCTGGGGCAGGAGGTGCGCCTCTTCCAGCAGAAGTCCGTTCCCGACGTGGTGAAGGCGGTGCTGGAGGAGGCTGGCATCCCCGGGGACTCGCAGTCCTGGACGCTCGCGGAGCCGCCTGCCGCGCGCGCGGCGTTGACCCAGTACAACGAATGCGACCATGCCTTCCTGCGGCGCCTGTTGGCGGAGGAGGGAATCGTCTTCGCCGTGCGAAACGACGACGACGGCGAGACGCTGGCGTTCTTCGACGGCCCGGATGGACTGGAGCCGCTGGCGGGGGACGGTGTGCTGCTGGTCCGCACCGAGACGCGGACCGACGAGGACACCGTCCTCTCCCTGCGAGAGCGTCACGTGGCGGCCCCGGACGCGGTGATGGTGCGTGACCATGATCCGAAGCAGCCCACGGTGGACCTGAGCCACCGCGAGGAGGCGCCGGAGGCGCGAGGAAGAGAGGTGTACCTCCACCCCGGCGGTTTCGATGCGATGGGGCACGGCAAGCGCCGCGCGAAGCGCATCCTCGAGCGGCACCAGTCCCGGACCGTGGTGCGCGAGGGCACGAGCGACTGCCCCCACCTGGAGCCCGGCCGCACCTTCGTGCTGGATGGCCACTCCCGCGTGGAGCTCAATGGCGGACAGCTGGTGCTCCGCGTGGTGCATCGGGGTGGGCTGACAGCCCGGGAGTCCGGGGCCTCTGAGGAGACGTACGAGAACAGCTTCCGGGCCATGCCCCAGGAGCGCCCGTTCTTCCGTCCGGAGGCGCCGCCGGAGCGCCCGGCACCGGGCGTGGAGGTGGCGTTCGTCACGGGCGCCTCGGGGCAGGAGCTGCACGGCAGCGAGCGCGGCGAGGTGCGCGTGCGCTTCCCGTGGGATCGCTCGGGTCTGACGGACGACCGCAGCTCCCCGTGGCTGCGCGTGGGACAGCTCGCCCTGGGCGGCTCGATGATCATCCCCCGTGTGGGCTTCGAGGTGGTGGTGGACCACGAGCTGGGGGACCGGGACCGGCCGCTCGTCATCGGCCACCTCTACAACGGGGAGGCGACGCCGCCCTACGCGCTGCCGGACCACGCCACGCTCAGCTCCATCCAGACGGCGACCACCGGAGGCGGGCCCGGCGCGAACGAGCTGCGCTTCGAGGACGCGGCGGGCGCCGAGGAGATCTTCTTCAACGCCTCGCATGACCTCACCGTCTCCGTGGAGCACGACTCCGACTGGAAGGTGCTGGTGGACGAGTCCACGGAGGTCGGGGGGAACCGGACGTTCAGCGTCGGGGCCAACCACACGCACCAGGTGACCAGCCATCGCTCGCTGAACGTTGGCGCCAACCAGCGCTTGAGCGTGGAGGCGGACCTGTCCGACGGAGTCGGTGGAGACTCCGCGGTGCAGGTGGGCGCGACGCGCAAGCTGACCGTGGGGGGAGACCTCACCGAGAACACCCAGGGTTCGTTGGAGCGCACGGTGGGAGGGTTGCAGGCGGTGACGGGCCTGGCGGGTTACGAGCGCAAGGTGGTGGGCGGCTCGAAGACGATGGTGGGGGCGGCGTGGCTCGAGGCGACCGCCGACAGCCGCATGAGCACCTGTGGCACGGCGCGGGTGGAGACGGTGGGCGCCTTGAAGATGGTGAAGGCCAGGACGGTCGCCGTGTCGAGCGGCGCGGCCTATGCCCTCACGGCGGCGTCGGAGAAGGTCAAGGTCGGCGGCAATCGCGTGGACAAGGCGGAGGTCGCGCTCGCCATCACGGCGGGTGGAGGGCTCAGCATCAAGGCGGAGAACATCAACATCACTGGCGAGAGCAAGGTCGTGCTGAAGGTGGGGGGCTCGACGGTGGAGGTCACCCCCACGGCGGTGAAGATCAAGTCGTCCAAGATCCAGCTCAAGGGCGTGAAGAAGCTGGGCTCGAAGTTGAGTCACAAGAGCAATTGAGGCCCGAGGCGACCCATGGGTGACGAGCAGCGCCTGACGGCGACATTCTTCTTCGACGCACAGGAGGGCGCGCTCTCCGTGCACGCGGTGCGGGGGCAGGAGGCGCTGTCACGCGCGTACCGCTTCGAGGTGGACTTCTCCGCGCAGGACGTGGACGTGGATGCGGCGCCTGGAGCGCGCGCGACGCTGGTGCTGGAGTCTCCTCGCGGCGGCGAGCGCCACGTGGGCGGGGTGCTGGAGGAGGTCTCCCTCGCCGCCATGGCGCAGGCGGGGGAGGGCGCCTTCGGTCGCTACCGGGCGGTGCTCGTCCCCGAGCCGTACCTGGTGCTGAGCTCGAGGCGCGGCTTCCGCATCTTCCAGCAGAAGTCGGTGCCCGACATCGTCAAGCAGGTGTGCGAGGCCGCGGGCCTGGAGGACTCCGCCTTCGATTGGGGCGGCGTCACCGGCGCCTACACGCAGCGCGACTTCTGCGTGCAGTACGACGAGTCCGAGTGGGACTTCATCTGCCGATTGCTCGAGGACGAGGGCATCTTCTTCTCCTTCAGCCATTCCGCGGACGGCGCGCGCATGCGCTTCGAGGATGACAGCACCGGCGTGGACCTGCTCTCGCCGGACGCGCTGGACTTCACCTTCTTTCCCCAGGAAGGGGCGCCCACCGCCCGGGTCTGGGACTTCCGGGTGCGCACGCGGCTGCGGCCCTCCAAGGCCACGGTCAACGACTACGACATGCTGCGGCCCGGCACCTCGCTGCTCGCGAGCGCCGAGGCCCAGGAGTCCCTCTCGCGTGAGTGGTACGAGTATCCTGGAGGTTTTCGTGCTCCCGCGGAGGGCAAGCGGCGGGCGCAGGTCCGGCTCGATGAGCTGCGCACCCCCCGGGTGACGGCGCTCGGACGCACCGACGCGCTCTTCGTGGCGCCGGGCCGGCGCTTCCACCTCCAGGGCCACCCGTCGTCGGACGCCGAGTACCTGCTCACCGCCGTCGGCTTCCAGCTTCGTCTGGAGGAGGAGCCCGCCAGCGACAGGCCCCTGGTGGACGCGGGGCCCTGGCGGTACGAGGTGGACTTCGAGGTCATCCCCTCCACGCAGGTGTTCCGCCCCGAGCGGCGCACCCCGAGGCCTCGGGTGGCGGGAGTGCATACGGCCCGGGTGACGGGACCCGAGGGCGAGGAGATCCACTGCGATGCCCACGGCCGGGTGAAGCTCCAGTTCCCGTGGGACCGGGACGGTCAGCTCGATGAGCGCACCTCCTGCTGGGTGCGCGTCAGTCAGGCGCACACCACCGGCTCGGTGATGATTCCGCGGGTCGGCTGGGAGGTGCTCGTCGAGTTCGAGGAGGGAGACCCGGACCGTCCGTTGTGCCTGGGCAAGGTGTGGAACACCACGTTCCTGCCGCCGGTCGAGCTGCCCGCGGGCAAGACGGTGACGGGCCACAGCTCCATCTCATCGCCGGGAGGCGGGGGCGTCAACGAGGTGCTCTTCGACGACACGGCGGGCGCGGAGAGCGTCACCATCAATGGCCAGCACGACATCCTCGTGAAGGCGGCCAACAACAAGCTGTTCAGCGTGGGCCATGATTCGAGCCACCTGGTCAACGGCAAGCGCGCCGCGAGCGTCGGGGGCAACGAGCAGATCGCCATCCAGGCCAACCTCAACGTCAACGTGGGCGGCAATCAGTCCACCGAGGTGGGCGCCATGCGCGACGTGAAGGTGACGGGCAGCACCACCGAGGAGGTGGCGGGCGCGTTCGACCTCCAGGTGGGCGCCATGGAGCTGGTGCAGGTGGGCAACCCCATCAAGGCGGTGATGGAGGTCATCGCGAGCATGGTGGTGGAGAAGGCCATGGGCGCGGCGGCGAAGGCGGCCAGCAAGGCGGAGGCGGCGCTGCTGGGGCCCATCCTCCCGGTGCTGCAGCAGGCGCGCGAGGCGGTGGGGCCCGCGGCCCAGTTCGCGGGACCGGCGGCGGCGCTGCTCGGCGGTGGGAACCCGGAGATCGCCGCCTTCGCTCAAGCCGCGGGCAAGCTGTCGGACGCGGCGGGCGCGGCGGACGCGGGGCAGATCGCCGCCGGCGTGGCGCAGTCCATCGTCGCGGACAAGATCACCAGCAAGGCCATCGAGGCGGTGACGGGGGAGGGCGGGGGTGGCGGTGGTGGGGGCGGGGCAGACGCGGCGCCGGAGGCGGCGGGGAGCGCGACGAGCGGCGGGGAGGGGACATGGGCCACGGTGGTGGGGGGCTCGGTGAAGGAGACGGTGGGGGGGCTTGCCGCCACCAGTTCCTTGAGCGGCGTCTCCTACGCGGTGGGCGGCGCGTCCCAGGAGCTGGTGGGCGCGGCCCGCGTGGAGCTCATCAAGGGGAGCAAGTCGGAGACGACCGGCGCGGTGAAGATGGAGACCGTGGGCGTGTACATGGTGGACGCGAAGGAGTCGTTCGTCACCGACGCCAAGGCGGCCATCGCCATCAACATCGCCGGGAAACAGACGCAGCGCATCTCCGGCAGCCACAGCATGAGCACGGACGGGCCGGTGCTCGTGACGGCGCCGCGGCTGTCGCTCAAGGGGCAGGGGACCATCACGCTCACGTGTGGTCCCTCGAAGGTCATCGTGAAGTCGAATGGCATCCTCGTGGAAGGCGCGGCCGAGGTGACCATCGAGGGCTCGAAGATCGAGCTGGATGAGAACGCGCTGGGCACCTAGGCGGGTCGAACGCGATGGGACAGGCCGGACAGACTCCTGTGACGTGGCTTCACGGCGGCGCGGCGGCCTTGTGGAGCGCCGCGTGCAAGAACGCGCTGATTGCGTGCGGCATCAACCCCGCCAACTTCGGCACCTATGACATGCGCGCGAAGGCGCAGGCGGCCGAGCGCAGGACGTACCGCGAGAAGCGCGAGAAGGAGGCGAAGCGGCGCGGGGCGAACAAGCGCCCCCATGAGGGCAACTGCGAGGTGGGGAAGAAGGACAAGGCGCTGTGCATGTGTATCGAGAGCGATGCGGCCTTCGCCGAGCTGGGCTCCGAGAAGTGGATGCTGGCCAATTCACAGTCGGGCCACATCTCGCAGAACGCCCTCTACCAGAACGAGCGCGCCGACCCTTGCTCCAACGTCCCGCCTGAGGGGAAGCACGGCGGCACGTATGGCTATCGGGACAACAAGGCCTTCTGCATGGACCACCTGGGGCGGGCGAACAACCCGGGGACCATCCACTACGAGATCACCAACCGGGAGGCGCAGTTCGCGGAGAGCCTGAAGAAGCGCAATGTGAAGAACGTCACCGAGGATGTCATGCAGCAGGGCGTGCAGGGCACGGCATCGGTGGCAGCGCAGGGGGCCGGGGCGCGACAGAAGGGCAACGACCCGCACGCCAAGCACGACAAGAGCCTGGGTGAGATGACCCCCGAGCGCAAGAAGGAGGGGCAGCGCAGCGACGCGGCCAAGAACCAGCACGCGAAGGATCTGAAGGCCAATCAGAACGCCAACGCGACCGCGGGGGCCTCGGGGCGGGGCAATAATGGGACGCCGAATGCCCCGTCGACGAAGGGGCCGCCCAAGAAGGATGTGGACAAGGCGGTGGAGTGCATCTCGGACGCCTGGAAGCAGTCGCTGGACGAGATGCGCAACGACGTCATCAATGAGTTCTCCACGGCGGCGCGCTCGGACGAGTGCAAGAAGCAGATCAAGGAGTACAAGAAGACGCTGCCGAAGGACCAACGCAACCGGAAGATCCGCTATACGGACCTGCCTGCGGAGCATCGGGCCAAGGTGGACGCCGCGGTCAACAAGAAGACGGGCAACCCCAAGATGTCCGCCGTCGAGAGGGACCAGAAGAAGCTGGAGAAGAAGGGGGCGAAGACGGCCGGCCAGGCCAACAACCCGCCCACGAAGAAAGACTGTCTGGAGTACCAGGCCAACTGGCTGCAACAGCACCAGAAGGCGGATGGAAGTCACCCACCGATGCAGGGGCGCGTGCCTGATTCGAACGAGGGTGATGGTGACGAGGTCAAGCAGAACAAGCGCGGTAAGAAGAGCGCCGATTAGCGCCAGGAACGTTGGCGGGGACGAGGAAGGACGAGGGAAATGGCTTTGCGGATTGCGACCCACTACTACAGCGCCAGTGGACCGATGCTCGACGCCTGCGCGTTTCTCGGGCAGCGCTATGACGAAGAGCGCGGTTACAAGCCGCTCGAGAGCGAATGCTGGGTGATGAACATCCAAGTGGCTGGGGACGAGGACTCGACGGTGTGGTCCCAATTGGGAAGCACGGGTTGGCTGACACGCTTGTGGCGCTCGCCTTCAGGCGCGGTCTTCGTCAGCAGCGCCACGGACTCCAAGGTCCTCTACCACCCAGACGTCGAGGGAGATCGCAGTCGCAAGTTCGAGAGCATGAAGCTGGGCGCGCCACTCAATGGCGTGTGGGGGCTCGACGACGACTTCGTGCTGGCGTGGGGGGCGACGTTCGAGAACACCCGGCACGTGTTCCGGTACGACGGCAAGAAGTGGAAGGAGTTGCCGGCGCCGGACTTCGAGGTGCGCGCCATGCATGGACTGTCGCCTGACCTGGTCTATGCGGTGGGCGTGGGAGGGGGCGTGGCGAGGTGGGAAGGCAAGGCGTGGAAGCGCTTTCCGACGCCGACGGACGAGGTGCTCAACAGCGTCTTCGTGGCGGACGAGGATGAAATCTACGCGACGGGAGGTTCGGGCTCGTTGCTGGAGGGAAGCGCGCACGGCTGGGGCCGCATCGCGGAGAGCCCCGTACCAGGCATGCCCTTGTTTGGCGTCGCGAAGTGGAAGAAGGGGCTTTGGGTGGCGGCGGGTCAGTTCGGCCTCTTCAAACGCGTGGGCAGTCAGAACAAGATCGAGTGCATCAAGCCCAATCTCTGGGCCGTGGACCTCGATGCCCGCAAGAACCTGCTCGTCTCGTGCCGGGACCGGGTTTCGGAGTCGGCCGATGGCAAGGCCTTCATGTCCCTCGGACAGGAGTTCCTCCTGGAGAGCCGAGCGAAGAAGAAGCTTGGGAAGATCTAGGTAGAGGTTCTGGCCAGCAGGAAGGGCAAGGAAGATGGCCTCGCAGATTACCAGCGACTACTACAGCGCCAGCGGCCCGGCGCTCGATGACTGCGCCTTTCTGGGACAGCGCTACGACGAGGAGCGTGGTTACAAGCCCCTCGAAGGCGAGTGTTGGGTGTTGAGTCTTCGCCCCAAGGCAGGTGGTGGCCTGACGGCGATGTACCACTTTGGGAGTACGGGTTGGCTGACACGCCTGTGGCGCTCGCCGTCAGGCGCGGTCTTCGCCAGCAGCGTCACGGACTCCAAGGTTCTCTTTCACCCGGACCTCCATGGAGATCCGAAGCATCGATTCGAGAGCATGAAGCTCGGTGCGCCACTCAATGGCGTGTGGGGGCTCGACGACGACTTCGTGCTGGCATGGGGAGCGACGTTCGAGAACACCCGGCACGTGTTCCGGTACGACGGCAAGAAGTGGAAGGAGTTGCCCGCGCCGGACTTCGAGGTGCGCGCCATGCATGGACTGTCGCCTGACCTGGTCTACGCGGTGGGCGTGGGAGGGGGCGTGGCGAGGTGGGACGGCAAGGCGTGGAAGCGCTTTCCAATGCCGACGGACGAGGTGCTCAACAGCGTCTTCGTGGCGGACGAGGATGAAATCTACGCGACGGGAGGCTCGGGCTCGTTGCTGGAGGGAAGCGCGCACGGCTGGGGCCGCATCGCGGAGAGCCCCGTGCCAGGCATGCCCTTGTTTGGCGTCGCCAAGTGGAAGAAGGGCCTGTGGGTCGCGGCGGGTCAGTTCGGCCTCTTCAAGCGCGTGGGCAACCAGAACAAGCTCGAGTGCATCAAGCCGAACCTGCCCGCCATGGGCCTCGACGCCCGCAAGAACCTGCTCATCTCCTGCAGGGACCGGATCGCCGAATCGGCGGATGGCAAGGCCTTCACCTCCGGGGGCAAGGACTTCCTCCTGACCTCCCGCGCGGGAAACAAACTGGGAAGCATCTAGACAGGAGCCCACCATGAAGCCCGCCCGACAGAGAGCAAGACGTGCCCCGGTGAAGCGGGGCTCCACCCCGAAACCCGAGGCCTCGTCCCAACCGGAGCTCGACGGCTCCGTGCGACTGGCCACCGTCCTGGCCGAGGAGCCCCAGGGCTGGCGCGTGCGGCTCGGCGCCCGGGACCAGGTGCTCTCGCTGGATGCCTCCGTGGACCCGGCGTTGGTGCGCGAGGCGCTCGAGGACGGAGCGCGGGTGCTCGTGGAGCTCGCCTCGCCCCCCGTGCTCGTGGGCGTGGTGCAGACGTCGCGCGCCCTGCGCGTGGACCGCCAGGGGCGCGTGGACTCGGAGGTGGAGCGCTTCGAGCTGCATGCCCGGCAGGGCGCCACCGTGAAGACGGCCGGGGCCTTCGTGCAGGTGAAGGGCTCCGAGGTGGAGCTCTACGGCACGCGCATCCTCACGCGCGCCCGCGAGGTGGCGAAGATCCTCGCGCGGATGATCAACCTGAACTGAGGCAACCATGAGCCTGACGACCAGTGGCATGTCCGCCGGCACCAGCAAGCAGAAGCTCAACATGGTCCCCATGGCGCCCAACGTGTGCCTGGTGCCCGCGCCGCCGCCTCCGGCGGGACCTCAGGGCATCCCCGTCCCGTTCCCCATCACCACCGACACCGGCAGCATCAAGAAGCCGGTCCCCAAGGTGAAGCACAAGGGCGGCAAGGTCCCCAACACCGATTCGACCTTCTCCGGCGTGAAGGGCAACGAGGCCGGCGTGGGGCAACTGCCTCCCTCCACGCCCAAGAAGGACATCGTCACCGGCGTGAACATGAAGCTGGGGTCCGCGATGGTCGGCTGTCCCAACTGCCAGGTCGGCGGCAAGAGCTTCCTCATGACCGGCAGCCCGGGCTTCGGGAACCACGGCTGAGCCCGCGGACGCCTCGCCATGTCCGAACCTCTCCTGGACCCACGCGTCCACATCGACACCGAGGACGTCGTCGTCCGAGTGGAGCTCGGGTTGACCGCGTACCTCGCCGACCCCCGGTTCTGGGCCCGGGAGGGGGCGCAACAGGCGCTGGACCTGATGCTGGCGCTGCCCTCCGCGGACCTGCTCCGCTACTACACGACGTCCGTGATGACCGAATGGGGCGAGGTGGGCCCACGGATGCTGCGCTCCCTGCGCGACGGACTGACCTCACGCGCGTTGATGCTGGAGTGGCCCCGACACCACTTCTTCCTCCGCCTGGCGGACGAACCCAACTGCCCCTCGGTGGGCTTCTCGTACACGGAGATCGACCCGCGCCGGACGACCCGCGCCGGGGTGCTGGAGCTGACCCTGCCGCAAGGGCACGCGCCGGAAGACCTCCAGGCGCTCGCCGCCGGACTCGCGGACATCGGCCCGCTGTACTCGCTGGTCGGCGGCTACGTGGCGCGCTGGAACGTGCTGCACCCCAAGCTGGCCTTCAACCAGTTCTATGTGTGGGCCCAGCGCTACCTGGGGCTCGACATCCAGGACGCCGAGGAGATGGCGCCCCACGCGCCCCTGGGGCTGCCGGGGAGCAACTGGCTGACCTACCTCGGCGAGCCCTTGACGAAGCCGCTCGAGCTCGACGTCGCGGCGCTGGAGCGCGCCGTCCGAGCAGCCCCCAGCGTGGAGTCGTTGCCGGTCCGCTCCGGGCTGCTGCTCCGCGCGGGCGCGCTCCCCACGATGGGAGACCTCAACCGCTTCGCCCATCCCCAGTCCTACGCGGAGGTGGCCCGGCTGCTCGAGCCGCACT from Myxococcus guangdongensis includes the following:
- a CDS encoding type VI secretion system Vgr family protein yields the protein MSNGRVLQFALSIDDGDETLLRVVRFELEEALSEGSRGWVETETTEVVDAAAMSGKPFRLRILQGDGRPDRCFHGLVFGVSLEAFQPEHFRLRFEVGSSLHLLELGQEVRLFQQKSVPDVVKAVLEEAGIPGDSQSWTLAEPPAARAALTQYNECDHAFLRRLLAEEGIVFAVRNDDDGETLAFFDGPDGLEPLAGDGVLLVRTETRTDEDTVLSLRERHVAAPDAVMVRDHDPKQPTVDLSHREEAPEARGREVYLHPGGFDAMGHGKRRAKRILERHQSRTVVREGTSDCPHLEPGRTFVLDGHSRVELNGGQLVLRVVHRGGLTARESGASEETYENSFRAMPQERPFFRPEAPPERPAPGVEVAFVTGASGQELHGSERGEVRVRFPWDRSGLTDDRSSPWLRVGQLALGGSMIIPRVGFEVVVDHELGDRDRPLVIGHLYNGEATPPYALPDHATLSSIQTATTGGGPGANELRFEDAAGAEEIFFNASHDLTVSVEHDSDWKVLVDESTEVGGNRTFSVGANHTHQVTSHRSLNVGANQRLSVEADLSDGVGGDSAVQVGATRKLTVGGDLTENTQGSLERTVGGLQAVTGLAGYERKVVGGSKTMVGAAWLEATADSRMSTCGTARVETVGALKMVKARTVAVSSGAAYALTAASEKVKVGGNRVDKAEVALAITAGGGLSIKAENINITGESKVVLKVGGSTVEVTPTAVKIKSSKIQLKGVKKLGSKLSHKSN
- a CDS encoding type VI secretion system Vgr family protein → MGDEQRLTATFFFDAQEGALSVHAVRGQEALSRAYRFEVDFSAQDVDVDAAPGARATLVLESPRGGERHVGGVLEEVSLAAMAQAGEGAFGRYRAVLVPEPYLVLSSRRGFRIFQQKSVPDIVKQVCEAAGLEDSAFDWGGVTGAYTQRDFCVQYDESEWDFICRLLEDEGIFFSFSHSADGARMRFEDDSTGVDLLSPDALDFTFFPQEGAPTARVWDFRVRTRLRPSKATVNDYDMLRPGTSLLASAEAQESLSREWYEYPGGFRAPAEGKRRAQVRLDELRTPRVTALGRTDALFVAPGRRFHLQGHPSSDAEYLLTAVGFQLRLEEEPASDRPLVDAGPWRYEVDFEVIPSTQVFRPERRTPRPRVAGVHTARVTGPEGEEIHCDAHGRVKLQFPWDRDGQLDERTSCWVRVSQAHTTGSVMIPRVGWEVLVEFEEGDPDRPLCLGKVWNTTFLPPVELPAGKTVTGHSSISSPGGGGVNEVLFDDTAGAESVTINGQHDILVKAANNKLFSVGHDSSHLVNGKRAASVGGNEQIAIQANLNVNVGGNQSTEVGAMRDVKVTGSTTEEVAGAFDLQVGAMELVQVGNPIKAVMEVIASMVVEKAMGAAAKAASKAEAALLGPILPVLQQAREAVGPAAQFAGPAAALLGGGNPEIAAFAQAAGKLSDAAGAADAGQIAAGVAQSIVADKITSKAIEAVTGEGGGGGGGGGADAAPEAAGSATSGGEGTWATVVGGSVKETVGGLAATSSLSGVSYAVGGASQELVGAARVELIKGSKSETTGAVKMETVGVYMVDAKESFVTDAKAAIAINIAGKQTQRISGSHSMSTDGPVLVTAPRLSLKGQGTITLTCGPSKVIVKSNGILVEGAAEVTIEGSKIELDENALGT
- a CDS encoding PAAR-like domain-containing protein translates to MSLTTSGMSAGTSKQKLNMVPMAPNVCLVPAPPPPAGPQGIPVPFPITTDTGSIKKPVPKVKHKGGKVPNTDSTFSGVKGNEAGVGQLPPSTPKKDIVTGVNMKLGSAMVGCPNCQVGGKSFLMTGSPGFGNHG